The following proteins are encoded in a genomic region of Glycine max cultivar Williams 82 chromosome 18, Glycine_max_v4.0, whole genome shotgun sequence:
- the LOC102668112 gene encoding E3 ubiquitin-protein ligase HAKAI homolog, translating to MSASVSGGQQGFHLQNFDMQHPPQDPSQFADRQQEVGPEAPFLGYPAMHPAKTSNVPLLVTSNPMPDPPMTFGYPPYPNERAQPFYGAPYDMPRQDSGSDVGGDQSSLLGFPQGVPNGPNFPGNYPQPWNSGMGGVPFEQAQGGMVVDPREGKGILAPQPMPLPPPPPPPSHMSYGKQNYYSGELGHDGQSYGGWQHDTRDSFGSQG from the coding sequence ATGTCTGCCTCTGTTAGTGGTGGACAACAGGGCTTTCATCTACAAAATTTTGACATGCAGCATCCCCCACAAGATCCTTCCCAGTTTGCTGACAGACAACAGGAAGTTGGTCCAGAGGCCCCATTTCTCGGGTATCCAGCAATGCACCCTGCAAAAACTTCCAATGTTCCCTTGCTGGTTACTTCAAACCCAATGCCGGACCCTCCCATGACATTTGGCTATCCCCCTTACCCAAACGAACGAGCTCAGCCATTTTACGGTGCTCCCTATGATATGCCTAGGCAGGACTCAGGTTCTGATGTAGGTGGGGACCAGAGTTCATTACTGGGTTTCCCACAAGGTGTCCCAAATGGCCCAAATTTTCCAGGAAATTATCCCCAGCCATGGAATTCAGGAATGGGTGGTGTGCCTTTTGAACAAGCACAGGGTGGTATGGTTGTGGATCCAAGGGAGGGCAAAGGTATATTGGCACCACAGCCCATGCCCCTCCCACCGCCACCTCCCCCTCCATCCCACATGTCATATGGGAAACAGAACTACTATTCTGGAGAGCTTGGGCATGATGGTCAGAGTTATGGGGGGTGGCAGCATGATACCCGTGATAGCTTTGGTAGCCAAGGCTAG
- the ACCA-2 gene encoding alfa-carboxyltransferase precursor encodes MAASSASLSGASASDLLRSSTSGFNGVPLRTLGKGKLVLKRRDFTVAAKLRKVKKHEYPWPPNPDPNVKGGVLSHLSMFKPLKEKPKPVTLDFEKPLVDLQKKIIDVQKMANETGLDFSDQILSLETKYQQALKDLYTHLTPIQRVNIARHPNRPTFLDHVFNITEKFVELHGDRAGYDDPAIVTGLGTIDGRSYMFIGHQKGRNTKENIQRNFGMPTPHGYRKALRLMEYADHHGFPIVTFIDTPGAYADLKSEELGQGEAIAHNLRSMFGLKVPVISIVIGEGGSGGALAIGCANKLLMLENAVFYVASPEACAAILWKTAKASPKAAEKLKITATELCKLQIADGVIPEPLGGAHADPEWTSQQIKKAIKETMDELMKMNTEELLKHRMLKFRKIGGFQEGIPIDPKRKANMKKRDLSIAKISDAELEVEVEKLKQQVLEAKESSPVPPKLDLDEMLKQLTREVDLEYSEAVKATGLTDSLLKLREEVSKANADNQIVDPLLKDKIEKLRVEFEQQLRAAPNYGRLQNKFTYLSELCKVKLLSDANKDNEAVTFKQELEKKVDNALSNPKIRETFEALKAEIKGAGASSASDLDDELKKKIVEFMIELKEVKEVKEVIENQIESLVNSSDDIKNKVLQLKLEVPKAGETPDSESKSRIGDFIFRTSSRIIMAILLRDMFGNFKEIPC; translated from the exons ATGGCTGCTTCTTCTGCATCTCTTTCTGGTGCTTCTGCTTCGGATCTTCTGAGGAGTTCAACCAGCGGTTTCAATGGTGTTCCTTTGAGAACCTTGGGGAAGGGAAAGTTGGTTTTGAAGAGGAGGGACTTTACAGTTGCTGCTAAACTGAGGAAGGTGAAGAAGCATGAATATCCTTGGCCTCCTAACCCTGATCCCAATGTGAAAGGTGGAGTGCTGAGCCACCTTTCCATGTTCAAGCCACTCAAGGAGAAACCAAAGCCTGTCACTTTGGATTTTGAAAAGCCTCTTGTTGATCTGCAAAAGAAGATCATTGAT GTACAAAAGATGGCGAACGAAACTGGACTGGACTTCAGTGATCAGATTCTCTCATTGGAGACCAAGTACCAGCAG GCTTTAAAGGATCTGTATACGCATCTGACTCCTATTCAGCGGGTCAACATCGCACGGCaccctaacaggccaactttcCTTGATCATGTCTTTAACATAACTGAAAAG TTTGTTGAACTCCATGGTGATCGGGCAGGTTATGATGATCCTGCTATTGTTACTGGTCTAGGGACTATAGATGGTAGAAGCTACATGTTCATCGGTCACCAAAAGGGTAGAAATACTAAAGAAAACATTCAGCGTAACTTTGGGATGCCAACTCCTCATGG TTACAGGAAGGCCCTTCGCTTGATGGAATATGCAGATCATCATGGGTTCCCCATAGTTACTTTCATTGACACGCCTGGGGCATATGCTGACCTTAAATCAGAGGAACTAGGACAG GGTGAAGCGATTGCTCACAATTTGAGATCCATGTTTGGTCTGAAGGTGCCAGTTATATCTATAGTTATTGGAGAAGGTGGTTCAGGTGGCGCCCTAGCCATTGGATGTGCTAATAAATTACTCATGCTTGAAAATGCTGTTTTTTATGTTGCCAg TCCAGAGGCATGTGCAGCAATCTTGTGGAAGACAGCTAAAGCTTCTCCAAAG GCTGCTGAGAAATTGAAGATTACAGCCACTGAACTGTGCAAATTACAAATTGCAGATGGTGTTATACCT gAGCCACTTGGTGGTGCACATGCAGATCCAGAGTGGACCTCTCAACAGATAAAAAAGGCTATCAAAGAAACCATGGAT GAGCTCATGAAGATGAACACAGAAGAACTGTTAAAACATCGCATGCTTAAGTTCAGAAAGATTGGTGGATTCCAGGAAGGTATTCCTATAGATCCTAAGAGAAAAGCCAACATGAAGAAGAGGGATCTATCTATTGCTAAGATTTCTGATGCTGAACTAGAAGTTGAGGTTGAGAAACTGAAGCAACAGGTTTTGGAAGCTAAGGAATCTTCTCCTGTTCCTCCAAAACTAGATCTGGATGAGATGCTAAAGCAACTGACAAGGGAGGTTGATCTAGAATACTCTGAGGCAGTTAAAGCCACGGGCTTGACAGACAGTTTGTTGAAACTAAGGGAGGAAGTTTCAAAAGCAAATGCAGATAATCAAATTGTTGATCCATTGCTGAAGGATAAGATAGAAAAGCTAAGGGTGGAGTTTGAACAGCAACTGCGTGCAGCTCCCAATTATGGAAGGCTGCAGAATAAGTTTACCTATCTGAGCGAATTATGTAAAGTTAAGCTTCTGTCAGATGCAAACAAGGACAATGAGGCTGTCACATTTAAGCAAGAGTTGGAGAAAAAAGTTGATAATGCCTTGAGTAATCCAAAAATAAGGGAAACATTTGAAGCATTAAAGGCTGAAATTAAAGGTGCTGGTGCATCCTCAGCAAGTGATTTGGATGACGAGTTGAAGAAGAAAATCGTTGAGTTTATGATAGAActaaaagaagtaaaagaagtaaaagaggtaatagaaaatcaaattgaaagttTGGTTAACTCATCGGATGATATTAAGAACAAGGTACTGCAATTGAAATTGGAGGTTCCTAAGGCTGGAGAGACGCCTGATTCAGAATCAAAGAGTAGAATTGGTGATTTTATATTTAGAACATCATCTAGAATTATTATGGCCATACTTCTTAGAGACATGTTTGGTAATTTTAAGGAGATACCGTGTTAA